A region from the Buchnera aphidicola (Astegopteryx bambusae) genome encodes:
- a CDS encoding NADH-quinone oxidoreductase subunit N, with protein sequence MTPIFFKYLEFFPFVSIMFSIFFGTFFTVFKRSSIFMFLNTLLSILFNIFYFYFFNNKLCNINNFFFHFDKLSIFFSLLILFSGLVIVLFSYFCLCEKNIYISEYYLLLLLLMLGSLSLNFAKHIFIFFISVEIITLSTVGLIYFFNKSKTAIEASLKYMIFSSFVSLFILFGIGLIYFINGNLEYIHLFSNLQKYDFYEKISIFLGITMLLMGIFFKISLFPFHFIFPDVYQVSDPIYLMCFSIINKISFLSFLTYFFLCSSILQIKFFYILIYIMSVLSIFFGNFLAIFQKNLKRLLGYLSISQSGYSIIVILSLLNKFTYFLENIFLYFINYVICNICFFGSMAIIKRCNFYIKKNNIFSNIYNSYFLLSLSMFIVLFSLSGVPPTIGFINKLYIFSYSICNHFWIMSLVILISNILGMYIYFKILISICNDNKINNNLCKYDFYYIKDILGIIIFVMSICLIFFNFSFFYNFFFKILFSGFSLK encoded by the coding sequence ATGACGCCAATTTTTTTTAAATATTTAGAATTTTTTCCTTTTGTATCAATTATGTTTAGTATTTTTTTTGGAACATTTTTTACAGTTTTCAAAAGAAGTAGTATATTTATGTTTTTAAATACTTTGTTAAGTATATTATTTAATATATTTTATTTTTATTTTTTTAATAATAAGTTATGTAATATAAATAATTTTTTCTTTCACTTTGATAAATTATCGATTTTCTTTTCTTTATTAATTCTATTTTCTGGATTGGTGATTGTGTTGTTTTCATATTTTTGTTTATGTGAAAAAAATATATATATTTCAGAATATTATTTATTATTATTACTATTAATGTTAGGAAGCTTGTCTTTAAATTTTGCAAAACATATTTTTATTTTTTTTATAAGTGTAGAAATAATTACGTTGTCTACAGTTGGACTAATTTATTTTTTTAATAAAAGTAAAACTGCTATAGAAGCATCTTTAAAATATATGATTTTTTCTAGTTTTGTTTCTTTGTTTATATTGTTTGGAATAGGACTAATTTATTTTATTAACGGAAATTTAGAATATATACATTTATTTTCAAACTTACAAAAATATGATTTTTATGAAAAAATATCTATTTTTTTAGGAATAACAATGTTATTGATGGGTATTTTTTTTAAAATTTCATTATTTCCATTTCATTTTATTTTTCCTGATGTTTATCAAGTTTCTGATCCTATATATTTAATGTGTTTTTCTATTATAAATAAGATTTCTTTTCTTAGTTTTTTAACATATTTTTTTTTATGTTCTTCAATATTACAAATAAAGTTTTTTTATATTTTAATATATATTATGTCTGTTTTATCAATTTTTTTTGGAAATTTTTTAGCTATATTTCAAAAAAATTTAAAAAGATTATTAGGATATTTATCTATAAGTCAGTCGGGATATTCAATAATAGTTATTTTAAGTTTGTTGAATAAATTTACATATTTTCTAGAAAATATTTTTCTTTATTTTATAAATTATGTTATATGTAATATTTGTTTTTTTGGATCTATGGCAATAATAAAAAGATGTAATTTTTATATAAAAAAAAATAATATTTTTTCAAACATATACAATTCATATTTTTTATTATCATTATCTATGTTTATAGTATTATTTTCTTTATCTGGAGTACCTCCTACAATTGGTTTTATAAATAAGTTGTATATATTTTCTTATTCAATATGCAATCATTTTTGGATTATGTCATTAGTTATTTTAATAAGTAATATTTTGGGGATGTATATATATTTTAAAATATTAATTAGTATATGTAATGATAATAAAATAAATAATAATTTGTGTAAATATGATTTTTATTATATAAAAGATATATTAGGAATTATTATTTTTGTTATGTCTATTTGTTTAATTTTTTTTAATTTTTCTTTTTTTTATAACTTTTTTTTTAAAATCTTGTTTAGTGGTTTTTCTTTAAAATAA
- a CDS encoding ribose-phosphate pyrophosphokinase produces the protein MKIFSGNATKKLSKDIAKFLGKKLGKAEVTKFSDGEISVNINENVRGHDVFIVQSTCYPANENLMELVIIIDALKRASARRITAVIPYFGYARQDRRVKSYRVPITAKVIANFLSNVGVNRVLTVDLHSEQIQGFFDIPIDNVFTSPVMAKDISKINLKNPVLVSPDIGGVVRTRSVAELLNYTDIAIIDKRRSKNNKSKVMNIIGKVNKRNCILIDDIIDTAGTLCNAAKMLKKHGAKKVFSYSTHPVFSGNASKNIKKNYIDEIIVCDTIPLSKKIQNIKKVRTIKLSNMLSDAIERINKEKSISEMFSYIK, from the coding sequence ATGAAAATATTTTCTGGAAATGCTACAAAAAAACTATCTAAAGATATAGCAAAATTTTTAGGTAAAAAATTAGGAAAAGCAGAAGTAACAAAATTTAGTGATGGCGAAATAAGTGTAAACATAAATGAAAATGTAAGAGGTCATGATGTTTTTATAGTTCAATCTACTTGTTATCCAGCAAATGAAAATTTAATGGAATTAGTAATAATAATAGATGCTTTAAAACGAGCTTCTGCAAGAAGAATAACAGCAGTAATTCCATATTTTGGATATGCAAGACAAGATAGAAGAGTAAAATCATACAGAGTTCCAATAACAGCAAAAGTAATTGCAAATTTTTTATCTAATGTTGGAGTAAATAGAGTATTAACAGTAGATTTACATTCTGAACAAATACAAGGATTTTTTGATATACCTATAGACAATGTTTTTACTAGTCCAGTAATGGCTAAAGATATCTCAAAAATAAACTTAAAAAACCCAGTTTTGGTTTCACCTGACATAGGAGGAGTTGTAAGAACTAGATCTGTAGCTGAACTTTTGAATTATACAGATATTGCAATAATAGACAAAAGAAGATCAAAAAATAATAAATCAAAAGTGATGAACATAATAGGAAAAGTAAATAAAAGAAATTGTATATTAATAGATGATATAATAGATACTGCAGGAACATTGTGCAATGCAGCAAAAATGTTAAAAAAACATGGAGCAAAAAAAGTTTTTTCATATTCTACACATCCAGTATTTTCAGGAAATGCATCAAAAAATATAAAAAAAAATTACATAGATGAAATTATAGTTTGTGACACAATACCATTGTCAAAAAAAATACAAAATATTAAAAAAGTTAGAACAATAAAATTATCAAATATGTTATCTGACGCTATTGAAAGAATTAATAAAGAAAAATCTATTTCTGAAATGTTTTCTTACATAAAATAG
- the pta gene encoding phosphate acetyltransferase, whose protein sequence is MFSSIILFPVGKKVDLISALLNLINFINKNNIEIIFFKLISKKNINDDLNFYKNFCKNKISNFIKPTCLKNTFNLEDKKVYNFVLEKSIEKYFSAKCSKKIILIEGINTKYNNYIERKFNLDFAKSVNSKILFITNYNKFFIFNLKIIKNIFLKDFLYLKNFILGLIIHKKNQINIKNCFNIEFYICNKNKKYFLFCKKLLSIHKLRKCLNLIDVFVWRLRIKYICTSKIFNILNIKYLYNKITFKKKIKFFIFGKIKIVNNKNFYKNYIFVIDTNNKKELKNFLYILNKKFLIGAILLIIKNNYIRKFVNIFLQAYKNNIPVFFSNETMCFIKKKLKKFHFNNVVKSYTKNYFLNNYIFLLKNKFLIKNTFNIIKKYFLTSHYFKYYLKKTAKNLDNVIIFPEGYETRILKAVSFCAKKKIAKCILLGNEYKINKLLNFNKISLNKNNVTIIDPKNIRKNYIKLFIKSRLPKILDEYSAKKFLKDNCVLATLMLKNNEADCLVSGSVNTTANTIRPALQIIKTKKFSTLVSSFFFMLLENKVLIYADCAINIDPDEKQLAEIAIETANSAIKFGIFPKVAMISYSTKNSGFGHSVDKVKNATLIVKKKCPNLLIDGPVQYDVASSLKIAKLKNYVSNIAGKANIFIFPDLNTGNSIYKAVQHSTNTISIGPILQGINKPVNDLSRGSTVEDIIYTIATTSIQCIKN, encoded by the coding sequence GTGTTTAGTTCAATAATTTTGTTTCCTGTTGGAAAAAAAGTTGATTTAATTTCTGCTTTATTAAATTTAATAAACTTTATTAATAAAAATAATATTGAAATAATTTTTTTTAAATTAATTTCTAAAAAAAATATTAATGATGATTTAAATTTTTATAAAAATTTTTGTAAAAACAAAATATCTAATTTTATTAAACCTACTTGTTTAAAAAATACTTTTAATTTAGAAGATAAAAAAGTTTACAATTTTGTATTAGAAAAATCTATAGAAAAATATTTTTCTGCAAAATGTTCCAAAAAAATAATTTTAATTGAAGGTATAAATACAAAATATAATAATTATATAGAAAGAAAATTTAATTTGGATTTTGCAAAAAGTGTAAATTCTAAAATTTTGTTTATAACTAATTATAATAAATTTTTTATATTTAATTTAAAAATTATAAAAAATATTTTTTTAAAAGATTTTTTATATTTAAAAAATTTTATATTAGGATTAATAATACATAAAAAAAATCAAATAAATATAAAAAATTGTTTTAATATAGAATTTTATATATGTAATAAAAATAAAAAATATTTTCTTTTTTGCAAAAAATTATTAAGCATACATAAATTAAGAAAATGTTTAAATTTAATTGATGTATTTGTTTGGCGCTTAAGAATAAAATATATTTGTACATCTAAAATTTTTAATATTTTAAATATAAAATATTTATATAATAAAATTACTTTTAAAAAAAAAATAAAATTTTTTATTTTTGGTAAAATAAAAATAGTAAATAATAAAAATTTTTATAAAAATTATATTTTTGTAATAGACACTAATAATAAAAAAGAATTAAAAAATTTTTTATACATTTTAAATAAAAAATTTTTAATAGGAGCAATCTTATTAATAATTAAAAATAATTATATTAGAAAATTTGTAAATATTTTTTTACAAGCTTATAAAAATAATATACCTGTATTTTTTTCAAATGAAACAATGTGTTTTATAAAAAAAAAATTAAAAAAATTTCATTTTAATAATGTTGTAAAAAGTTATACAAAAAATTATTTCCTTAACAATTATATTTTTTTATTGAAAAATAAATTTTTAATAAAAAATACTTTCAATATCATTAAAAAATATTTTTTAACTTCACATTATTTTAAATATTATTTAAAAAAAACTGCTAAAAATCTTGATAATGTTATTATATTTCCAGAAGGATATGAAACTAGGATATTAAAAGCAGTTTCTTTTTGTGCAAAAAAAAAAATTGCAAAATGTATTTTATTAGGTAATGAATATAAAATAAACAAATTATTAAATTTTAATAAAATATCTTTAAATAAAAATAATGTAACAATTATAGATCCGAAAAATATAAGAAAAAATTATATAAAATTATTCATAAAAAGTAGATTGCCGAAAATTTTAGATGAATATTCTGCAAAAAAGTTTTTGAAAGATAATTGTGTTTTAGCAACATTAATGCTAAAGAATAATGAAGCTGATTGTTTAGTATCAGGTTCTGTAAATACTACAGCCAATACTATTAGACCTGCATTACAAATTATAAAAACTAAAAAATTTTCTACATTAGTTTCTTCTTTTTTTTTTATGTTATTAGAAAATAAAGTTTTGATTTATGCTGATTGTGCTATAAATATTGATCCTGATGAAAAACAATTAGCGGAAATTGCAATTGAAACAGCAAATTCTGCTATAAAGTTTGGTATTTTTCCTAAAGTAGCAATGATATCATATTCTACTAAAAATTCTGGTTTTGGACATTCAGTTGATAAAGTAAAAAACGCTACTTTAATAGTAAAAAAAAAATGTCCAAATTTATTAATAGATGGACCTGTGCAATATGATGTAGCTTCTAGTTTAAAAATAGCAAAATTAAAAAATTATGTTTCTAATATTGCAGGAAAGGCTAATATATTTATATTTCCTGATTTAAATACAGGAAATTCTATCTATAAAGCTGTTCAGCATTCTACTAATACAATTTCAATTGGACCTATTTTACAAGGAATAAATAAACCAGTAAATGATTTATCTAGAGGATCTACTGTTGAAGATATAATTTATACTATTGCAACTACTTCTATTCAATGTATAAAAAATTAA
- the prfA gene encoding peptide chain release factor 1, with protein MKKFIYKKLFKFENRIKKIEKMFCNINYINDKNKFNNLSKEHYRLKKIINLFNSYIKNCKKINECIDLMKDEDLSKLAKKEQKILKEKKKKIKKKIYKFFITKKNNNTGCFLEIRSASGGDEASIFAGDLFKMYTKYAEIKNWKFKIINISCGDRGGFKEIIIKIVGKNVFNKLKFESGGHRVQRIPKTENQGRIHTSTCTIAIIPVVKNSKKLIIKSSDLKIDTFKSSGAGGQHVNTTDSAIRITHIPTGNVVECQNERSQHKNKAKAMEVLYARIKDQEDKKIKKKNSNIRKNLLGSGDRSDRNRTYNFPQNRITDHRINLSLYCLDKVLNGQLDLITNPIIQKYEINEFFTLK; from the coding sequence ATGAAAAAATTTATTTATAAAAAATTGTTTAAATTTGAAAATAGAATAAAAAAAATAGAAAAAATGTTTTGTAATATAAATTATATTAATGATAAAAATAAATTTAACAATTTATCTAAAGAACATTATAGACTAAAAAAAATAATAAATTTGTTTAATAGTTATATTAAAAATTGTAAAAAAATTAATGAATGTATAGATTTAATGAAAGATGAAGATCTATCTAAATTAGCTAAAAAAGAACAAAAAATTTTAAAAGAAAAAAAAAAAAAAATAAAAAAAAAAATATATAAATTTTTTATTACAAAAAAAAATAATAATACAGGATGTTTTTTAGAAATAAGATCTGCTTCAGGAGGAGATGAAGCTTCTATATTTGCGGGTGATCTTTTTAAGATGTATACAAAATATGCTGAAATTAAAAATTGGAAATTTAAAATAATAAATATTTCTTGTGGTGATAGAGGAGGTTTTAAAGAAATAATTATAAAAATTGTTGGAAAAAATGTTTTTAATAAATTAAAATTTGAATCTGGTGGGCATAGAGTACAAAGAATACCAAAAACTGAAAATCAAGGAAGAATACATACTTCTACTTGTACAATAGCTATTATACCAGTAGTTAAGAATTCAAAAAAATTGATAATAAAAAGTTCTGATTTAAAAATAGACACTTTTAAATCATCTGGAGCTGGAGGTCAACATGTAAATACTACTGATTCTGCTATAAGAATTACTCATATTCCAACTGGAAATGTTGTTGAATGTCAAAATGAAAGGTCTCAACATAAAAATAAAGCTAAAGCTATGGAGGTTTTATATGCAAGAATAAAAGATCAAGAAGATAAAAAAATAAAAAAAAAAAATTCTAATATTAGAAAAAATTTACTTGGAAGTGGAGATAGATCTGATAGAAATAGAACATATAATTTTCCTCAGAATAGAATAACTGATCATAGAATAAATTTGAGTTTATATTGCTTAGATAAAGTATTAAATGGTCAATTGGATTTAATAACTAATCCTATTATACAAAAATATGAAATTAATGAATTTTTTACGTTAAAATAA
- a CDS encoding acetate/propionate family kinase: protein MKKFVLVLNCGSSSIKFSIIDPIYENIYLSGQASSLNLKNSIIVWNIENKKYLFNKKKFMSHNYSMNYICKKILLKYNFELFKNVVAVGHRVVNGGIDFKKSVLINTLVIEKIKKFFYLAPIHNPINLLGIIKIRKIFKKLRKKNVAVFDTSFHSGLPKKSYLYAIPKKFYNKYHIRKYGAHGISYCYILKKISDIFNKNISKINTIICHLGNGSSVSVIKNGMCVDTSMGFTPLSGLIMGTRSGDIDPSIIFYMHEKLNISIKEIKNILNNKSGILSLNTKSSDFRYSEKRYYVSKKNKIAVEIFCYNLAKYISSYFFLVKNKIDALVFTGGIGSNSSLAREITIKYLNNFDFFIDINKNKKKYLDFNFVNKNGTISILAIHTNEEIVIAKDTFNLIS, encoded by the coding sequence ATGAAAAAATTTGTATTAGTTTTAAATTGTGGTAGTTCTTCTATAAAATTTTCTATTATTGATCCAATATATGAAAATATTTATTTAAGCGGCCAAGCTAGTTCTTTAAATTTAAAAAATTCAATAATAGTATGGAATATAGAAAATAAAAAATATTTATTTAATAAAAAAAAATTTATGTCTCATAATTACTCTATGAATTATATATGTAAGAAAATTTTATTAAAATATAATTTTGAATTATTCAAAAATGTTGTAGCAGTAGGTCATAGAGTAGTTAACGGTGGAATAGATTTCAAAAAATCTGTTTTGATAAATACATTAGTTATTGAAAAAATAAAAAAATTTTTTTATTTGGCTCCAATACATAACCCAATAAATTTATTAGGAATTATTAAAATTAGAAAAATTTTTAAAAAACTTAGAAAAAAAAATGTTGCTGTTTTTGATACTAGTTTTCATAGTGGGTTGCCTAAAAAATCTTATTTATATGCTATACCAAAAAAATTTTATAATAAGTATCATATAAGAAAATATGGAGCTCACGGTATTAGTTATTGTTATATATTAAAAAAAATTTCTGATATTTTTAACAAAAATATTAGTAAAATAAATACAATAATATGTCATCTTGGAAATGGTTCTTCTGTTTCTGTAATAAAAAATGGAATGTGTGTAGATACTTCTATGGGATTTACTCCTTTATCAGGATTAATTATGGGTACTAGATCTGGAGATATAGATCCTTCTATAATATTTTATATGCATGAAAAATTAAATATTAGTATTAAAGAAATAAAAAATATTTTAAATAATAAATCAGGGATTTTAAGTTTAAATACTAAAAGTAGTGATTTTAGATATTCTGAAAAAAGATATTATGTTTCTAAAAAAAATAAAATTGCAGTAGAAATTTTTTGTTATAATTTAGCTAAATATATAAGTTCATATTTTTTTTTAGTAAAAAATAAAATTGATGCTTTAGTTTTTACTGGAGGTATTGGATCAAATTCTAGTTTAGCAAGAGAAATTACTATAAAATATTTAAATAATTTTGATTTTTTTATTGATATAAATAAAAATAAAAAAAAATATCTAGATTTTAATTTTGTGAATAAAAATGGTACTATATCAATATTAGCAATTCATACAAATGAAGAAATTGTAATAGCTAAAGATACTTTTAATTTGATTAGTTAA
- the gyrA gene encoding DNA gyrase subunit A, which produces MNNIYKNVEKVYIEKELKNSYLDYAMSVIIGRALPDVRDGLKPVHRRILFAMNILKNYYNKPYKKSARIVGDVIGKYHPHGDSAVYDAIVRMAQSFSLRYMLIKGQGNFGSIDGDSAAAMRYTEIKMSKISHEFINDLNKNTVKFVYNYDNTEKIPEILPTKIPNILINGSSGIAVGMATNIPPHNIKEIINGCLKYLENKNVTLENLMKEIPGPDFPTYGIIYGSEGIKKAYKTGRGKIYIRALSVIKKNKKTKKETIIIKEIPYQVNKSKLIEKISELIKEKKIEGISTLRDESDKEGMRIVIEIKKDSIAEVILNKLYLLSKLQISFGINMVALYNGKPKVMSLIEILNAFIYHRKEIIIRRSIFELKKNCEKSELLEGFEIAINNIDIILKILKKSNNISKTKKILLNKIWKIKKNNFYKTFLEKNKILNKYQKNKNIKKNKKYLLTKKQLHAILDIKLQNITSLESKKIYEEYKIILKKIKELTNIISCKKKLVEVIKEELTNIKKKFGDNRRTKIKNKVSKINIEDIITKKDVVVTLSNLGYVKYQPLSDYNAQKRGGRGKLAAKIKKKDFIKCLLVTNTHNTILCFSSRGIVYWIKVYQLPSSNRNTRGKPIVNLLPLKFNERITAILPVSKYDKNTNILMATSKGIVKKTSLQKFKKQRNSGIIAINLNKEDELIGVSLTNGKNTIMLFTSQGKVVHFSENYVRKMGRTAAGVKGIKINKKDEVVSLIIPKKNGEILTVTKNGYGKRTKISEFPIKSRATRGIISTKITKKNGVVIASIQVTKKNQIIIITNSGILVRIRVSEIGILSRNTQGVILIRTNKKKKVVAIQKVKIPFCK; this is translated from the coding sequence ATGAATAATATTTATAAAAATGTAGAAAAAGTATATATAGAAAAAGAATTAAAAAATTCATATTTAGATTATGCTATGTCAGTAATAATAGGTAGAGCTCTTCCAGATGTTCGAGATGGGTTAAAACCAGTGCATAGAAGAATATTGTTTGCAATGAATATATTAAAAAATTATTATAACAAACCATATAAAAAATCTGCAAGAATAGTAGGTGATGTAATAGGAAAATATCATCCACATGGAGATTCTGCGGTTTATGATGCAATAGTTAGAATGGCTCAATCATTTTCACTTAGATATATGTTAATAAAAGGGCAAGGAAATTTTGGCTCAATAGATGGTGATTCTGCAGCAGCGATGAGATATACTGAGATAAAGATGTCAAAGATATCTCATGAATTTATAAATGATTTAAATAAAAATACTGTAAAATTTGTTTATAACTATGATAATACAGAAAAAATACCAGAAATTTTACCAACTAAAATTCCAAATATATTAATAAATGGTTCTTCAGGAATAGCAGTAGGAATGGCTACTAACATACCTCCGCACAATATTAAAGAAATAATAAATGGATGTTTAAAATATTTAGAAAATAAAAATGTTACATTAGAAAATTTGATGAAAGAAATACCAGGTCCTGATTTTCCTACTTATGGCATTATATATGGATCCGAAGGTATAAAAAAAGCATATAAAACTGGAAGAGGAAAAATATATATTAGAGCATTAAGTGTAATAAAAAAAAATAAAAAAACAAAAAAAGAAACTATAATAATAAAAGAAATACCATATCAAGTAAATAAATCTAAATTAATAGAAAAAATATCAGAATTAATAAAAGAAAAAAAAATAGAAGGAATAAGCACATTAAGAGATGAGTCAGATAAAGAAGGAATGAGAATAGTTATAGAAATAAAAAAAGATTCTATCGCGGAAGTTATATTAAACAAATTATATTTACTTAGCAAATTACAAATTTCTTTTGGAATAAACATGGTAGCATTGTATAATGGAAAACCAAAAGTTATGAGTTTGATAGAAATTTTAAATGCATTTATATATCATAGAAAAGAAATAATAATAAGAAGAAGTATATTTGAATTAAAAAAAAACTGTGAAAAATCTGAATTATTAGAAGGATTTGAAATAGCAATAAATAACATAGATATAATATTAAAAATATTAAAAAAATCTAATAATATATCAAAAACTAAAAAAATATTATTAAACAAAATATGGAAAATTAAAAAAAACAATTTTTATAAAACTTTTTTAGAAAAAAATAAAATATTAAATAAATATCAAAAAAATAAAAATATAAAAAAAAACAAAAAATACCTTTTAACAAAAAAACAACTACATGCAATTTTAGATATAAAATTACAAAATATAACAAGTTTAGAAAGTAAAAAAATATATGAAGAATATAAAATAATATTAAAAAAAATAAAGGAATTAACAAACATAATAAGTTGTAAAAAAAAATTAGTAGAAGTAATTAAAGAAGAGTTAACAAATATAAAAAAAAAATTTGGTGATAATAGAAGAACAAAAATAAAAAATAAAGTTTCAAAAATAAATATAGAAGATATAATAACAAAAAAAGATGTAGTAGTCACATTATCAAATTTAGGATATGTAAAATATCAACCTTTATCAGATTATAATGCTCAAAAAAGAGGTGGAAGAGGAAAATTAGCAGCTAAAATAAAAAAAAAAGATTTCATAAAATGTTTACTAGTAACAAATACACACAATACAATTTTATGTTTTTCTAGCAGAGGAATAGTATACTGGATAAAAGTATATCAATTACCTAGTTCAAATAGAAATACAAGAGGTAAACCAATAGTAAATTTATTACCATTAAAATTTAATGAAAGAATTACAGCAATTTTACCAGTTTCTAAATATGATAAAAACACAAATATTCTTATGGCAACTTCAAAAGGAATAGTAAAAAAAACATCATTACAAAAATTTAAAAAACAAAGAAATTCAGGAATTATAGCAATAAATCTTAATAAAGAAGATGAATTAATAGGAGTATCTTTAACTAATGGAAAAAACACAATAATGTTATTTACATCACAAGGAAAAGTAGTGCATTTTTCAGAAAATTATGTAAGAAAAATGGGTAGAACCGCTGCAGGAGTAAAAGGAATAAAAATAAACAAAAAAGATGAAGTAGTATCATTGATAATACCAAAAAAAAATGGAGAAATATTAACAGTAACTAAAAATGGATATGGAAAAAGAACAAAAATTTCAGAATTTCCTATAAAGTCTAGAGCTACAAGAGGAATCATTTCTACAAAAATAACAAAAAAAAATGGTGTAGTAATAGCTTCTATACAAGTTACAAAAAAAAATCAAATAATTATAATAACAAATTCTGGAATATTAGTTAGAATTAGAGTATCAGAAATAGGAATATTAAGTAGAAATACTCAAGGAGTAATTTTAATAAGAACAAATAAGAAAAAAAAAGTAGTAGCAATACAAAAAGTAAAAATACCATTTTGTAAATAA
- a CDS encoding complex I subunit 4 family protein encodes MLPLLIFIPFFGGIISFLLQKISNKLPKFIAMFSILLIFLLNIFMFVHITFPKLDLFCINFFSNKFCFTWMEDIGIHFSLYEDIFSSYMIFLTTLLGLLSIIFSYYEIYKNPGTFYLNVLILISSTIGSFLSTNLIFFFCFLEIIIFTICFLNIFWGSKDIDTSIKFSCIKKFFLQSQISSLVMLFSILLLFNYYHSIYGVWTFDFNLLKHAFINKSVIENIILFGFLLSFIIKIPSIPFHTWLPDVMLFSPRGNFVDLIGFLSKVGIYGLLRFFIPISGNIFYKIQYFMILLGIINVFYGTFMASIKNNLKHALAYINISHVGIILLSMFNFNNLSYEGLFLYIISSTISSSLLFILSSKLYNNFNTYNFKSFGGLWKIFNTIPGFFLFFALSNFGLPGTGNFISEILIFIGFFLSHQKISIFFAFSLMLFAFCYIKLFHRIFYGSLKNNLKCCDLSFVETLFVSLLILFLIFIGLFPNFIFNNFNFFDICFN; translated from the coding sequence ATGCTTCCTTTGCTTATTTTTATTCCATTTTTTGGTGGAATTATTTCATTTTTATTACAAAAAATTAGTAATAAGTTGCCAAAATTTATTGCTATGTTTTCTATTTTATTAATTTTTTTACTAAATATATTTATGTTTGTGCATATTACTTTTCCAAAGTTAGATTTGTTTTGTATAAATTTTTTTTCTAATAAATTTTGTTTTACCTGGATGGAAGATATAGGTATACATTTTAGTCTTTATGAAGATATTTTTTCTTCATATATGATTTTTTTAACTACTTTATTAGGACTTTTATCAATTATATTTTCATATTATGAAATTTATAAAAATCCTGGAACTTTTTATTTAAATGTATTGATATTGATTTCTAGCACAATAGGATCTTTTTTGTCTACAAATTTAATTTTCTTTTTTTGTTTTTTAGAAATAATTATTTTTACAATTTGTTTTTTAAATATTTTTTGGGGCTCAAAAGATATTGATACAAGTATTAAATTTAGTTGTATAAAAAAATTTTTTTTACAAAGTCAAATTTCTTCTTTAGTTATGTTATTTTCTATATTATTATTGTTTAATTATTATCATAGTATATATGGAGTTTGGACATTTGATTTTAATTTGTTAAAACATGCTTTTATAAATAAAAGTGTTATAGAAAATATAATTTTATTTGGGTTTTTATTGTCTTTTATAATAAAAATCCCTTCTATTCCTTTTCATACTTGGTTACCTGATGTTATGTTATTTTCTCCTAGAGGAAATTTTGTAGATTTAATAGGATTTTTGTCTAAAGTTGGTATATATGGACTTTTAAGATTTTTTATTCCAATTTCTGGAAATATATTTTATAAAATTCAATATTTTATGATTCTTTTAGGAATAATAAATGTTTTTTATGGTACTTTTATGGCTAGCATAAAAAATAATTTAAAACATGCTTTAGCATATATAAACATTTCACATGTTGGAATAATATTATTGTCTATGTTTAACTTTAATAATCTTTCTTATGAAGGATTATTTTTATACATAATATCTAGTACTATTTCTTCTTCTTTATTATTTATTTTATCAAGTAAGTTATATAATAATTTTAATACTTATAATTTTAAATCATTTGGAGGTTTATGGAAAATTTTTAATACAATTCCTGGTTTTTTTTTATTTTTTGCATTATCTAATTTTGGATTACCTGGTACTGGTAATTTTATAAGTGAAATACTAATTTTTATTGGTTTTTTTTTATCACACCAAAAAATTTCTATATTTTTCGCATTTAGTTTAATGTTATTTGCATTTTGTTATATAAAACTGTTTCATAGAATTTTTTATGGAAGTTTAAAAAATAATTTAAAATGTTGTGATTTAAGTTTTGTTGAAACTTTATTTGTTTCTTTATTAATATTGTTTTTGATATTTATAGGATTATTTCCTAATTTTATATTTAATAATTTTAATTTTTTTGATATTTGTTTTAATTAA